The Malus domestica chromosome 10, GDT2T_hap1 genome contains a region encoding:
- the LOC103422372 gene encoding CBL-interacting serine/threonine-protein kinase 12: MADFDPKTTDNGGASTPSTPTTTTTPVRTTSKTKNCPALLLGRFEIGKLLGHGTFAKVYHAKNIKTNESVAIKVIDKEKILKGGLIAHIKREISILRRVRHPNIVQLFEVMATKAKIYFVMEYVRGGELFNKVAKGRLKEEVARKYFQQLISAVGFCHARGVYHRDLKPENLLLDENGDLKVSDFGLSAVSDEIRQDGLFHTFCGTPAYVAPEVLGRKGYDAAKVDIWSCGVVLFVLMAGYLPFHDQNVMAMYKKIYKGEFRCPRWFSAELVRLLTRLLDSNPGSRITIPEVMENRWFKKGFKHIKFYIDHDDRLCNVLDDDEEDRFSDVSSVSDCMSESEAEFETRRKITSLPRPASLNAFDIISFSPGFDLSGLFEERGEEARFVSGAPVSTIISKLEEIAKVVSFSVRKKDCRVSLEGSREGVKGPLTIAAEVFELTSSLVVLEVKKKAGDKAEYEQFCNTELRPGLQNLMVEESAAGAAAVASPPHLPSDTE, translated from the coding sequence ATGGCAGACTTCGACCCCAAAACCACCGACAACGGCGGCGCTAGCACGCCCTCAACCCCAACCACGACCACAACTCCCGTCCGCACAACCAGCAAAACCAAAAACTGCCCTGCTCTGCTTCTGGGTCGCTTCGAAATCGGCAAACTCCTCGGCCATGGCACCTTCGCCAAAGTATACCACGCCAAGAACATCAAAACCAACGAGAGCGTCGCCATCAAAGTCATCGACAAGGAGAAGATCCTGAAAGGTGGTTTGATCGCCCATATAAAGCGCGAGATCTCGATCCTCCGCCGTGTCCGCCACCCGAACATCGTCCAGCTCTTCGAGGTCATGGCCACGAAAGCGAAGATCTACTTCGTCATGGAGTACGTCCGCGGTGGCGAGCTCTTTAACAAGGTCGCCAAGGGCCGGCTGAAGGAGGAAGTTGCGAGAAAATACTTCCAGCAGCTAATCTCCGCCGTCGGATTCTGCCACGCCCGCGGCGTCTACCACCGCGATTTGAAGCCGGAGAACCTATTGCTCGACGAGAACGGAGATCTCAAGGTTTCGGATTTTGGGTTGAGTGCGGTTTCCGATGAAATTCGACAAGATGGTCTCTTTCACACGTTTTGCGGAACGCCGGCTTACGTGGCGCCGGAGGTTTTGGGCCGGAAAGGGTACGACGCCGCGAAGGTGGATATTTGGTCTTGTGGTGTTGTTTTGTTCGTGCTCATGGCTGGATATTTACCCTTCCATGACCAAAATGTTATGGCGATGTACAAGAAGATATACAAAGGCGAATTTCGATGCCCCAGATGGTTCAGTGCCGAGCTTGTTCGGCTTTTAACCCGCCTTCTCGATTCAAATCCGGGTTCGAGGATTACAATCCCGGAGGTTATGGAGAATCGCTGGTTTAAAAAGGGTTTTAAGCACATCAAGTTCTACATTGATCACGATGATCGGCTTTGCAATGTTCTTGATGATGATGAGGAGGACAGGTTTAGTGATGTGAGCTCTGTCTCGGATTGTATGTCGGAATCTGAGGCGGAGTTTGAGACCAGAAGAAAGATTACATCTTTACCTAGACCGGCCAGCTTGAATGCATTTGATATAATCTCGTTTTCTCCGGGGTTTGATTTGTCTGGGTTGTTTGAGGAGCGGGGAGAGGAGGCCAGGTTTGTGTCGGGAGCCCCTGTTTCGACCATCATATCGAAATTGGAGGAGATTGCGAAAGTTGTGAGCTTTTCCGTGAGGAAGAAGGATTGCAGGGTGAGCTTGGAGGGGTCTAGGGAAGGTGTGAAGGGGCCATTGACAATTGCAGCGGAGGTATTCGAACTTACGTCTTCGTTGGTGGTGTTGGAggttaagaagaaagcaggggaCAAAGCTGAGTACGAGCAGTTTTGTAATACAGAATTAAGACCCGGGTTGCAGAACTTGATGGTTGAGGAGAGTGCCGCCGGTGCTGCTGCCGTTGCTTCCCCTCCGCATCTGCCTTCGGATACCGAGTAG
- the LOC103446313 gene encoding CBL-interacting serine/threonine-protein kinase 20-like isoform X1, with protein sequence MKKGNILMHKYELGRLLGKGTFAKVYHARNLSSSQSVAIKIIDKEKVQHVGLIDQIKREISVMRLVRHPNVVQLFEVMASKTKIYFAMEYVKGGELFDKVAKGKLKEDVARKYFQQLIGAVDYCHSRGVYHRDIKPENLLVDENGNLKVSDFGLSALWESRGQDGLLHTTCGTPAYVAPEVINKKGYDGAKADTWSCGVVLFVLLAGFLPFHDTNLMEMYRKISRGDFKSPQWFPPEVSKLLSRILDPNPSSRISVDKIMENSWFKKGFKQIEAPLALPCDPSTSIRDVHEAFASTSHSAGEGNASGAGTSSMRPTCFNAFDIISLSPGFDLSGLFEKDMNHRPQARFTSTKPAATIVSKFEAIAQTERFKCMKKDGTLKLQGSKEGRKGQLGIDAEIFEVTPSFHVVEMKKTAGDTLEYMEFCDHDLKPSLKDIVWTWQGTEQQQPPPPVVAPELVS encoded by the coding sequence ATGAAAAAAGGAAACATATTGATGCACAAGTACGAGCTGGGACGGTTGCTTGGAAAGGGGACATTTGCCAAGGTTTACCATGCCCGAAACCTGAGCTCCAGCCAGAGCGTTGCGATTAAGATAATCGACAAGGAGAAGGTGCAGCATGTCGGATTGATTGATCAGATTAAGAGGGAAATCTCCGTGATGCGCCTTGTTAGGCACCCGAATGTGGTTCAGCTCTTTGAGGTCATGGCCAGCAAGACCAAGATTTACTTTGCCATGGAGTACGTGAAAGGTGGGGAACTTTTCGACAAGGTTGCCAAAGGGAAGCTCAAGGAAGACGTGGCGCGGAAATACTTTCAGCAACTGATTGGGGCTGTTGATTACTGCCACAGTCGAGGGGTCTATCACCGGGACATCAAGCCAGAGAATCTCTTGGTGGATGAGAATGGAAACCTCAAAGTTTCGGATTTTGGATTGAGCGCATTGTGGGAGTCTAGGGGACAAGATGGCCTCCTCCACACCACGTGTGGAACGCCAGCGTATGTGGCACCGGAGGTAATAAACAAGAAAGGTTATGATGGCGCAAAGGCAGATACATGGTCTTGTGGGGTTGTCCTCTTTGTTCTACTGGCCGGTTTCCTGCCATTCCACGACACCAATCTCATGGAAATGTATAGGAAAATCAGCAGAGGAGACTTCAAGAGCCCTCAGTGGTTTCCCCCAGAAGTAAGTAAGCTTCTTTCGAGGATTCTTGATCCAAATCCAAGCTCAAGAATAAGTGTTGACAAGATCATGGAGAATAGTTGGTTCAAGAAGGGGTTTAAACAAATCGAAGCGCCTTTAGCCCTTCCGTGTGATCCCAGCACCTCAATCCGCGACGTCCATGAGGcatttgcatcaacaagtcATTCAGCTGGAGAAGGTAATGCTAGCGGAGCAGGAACAAGCTCCATGAGGCCAACATGTTTCAATGCGTTCGACATCATATCTCTCTCACCAGGTTTTGACCTATCCGGTTTGTTTGAGAAGGATATGAATCACAGACCACAGGCGCGATTCACGAGCACAAAACCAGCCGCGACAATTGTTTCAAAATTCGAAGCCATAGCACAGACGGAGAGGTTCAAATGCATGAAAAAAGATGGAACCCTTAAACTGCAGGGTAGCAAGGAAGGCAGGAAAGGGCAGCTAGGCATCGATGCTGAGATTTTCGAGGTCACGCCTTCATTTCATGTcgtggagatgaagaaaacgGCTGGGGACACATTGGAATACATGGAGTTCTGTGACCATGACTTGAAACCCTCTCTTAAGGATATAGTATGGACTTGGCAAGGAACAGAGCAGCAACAGCCACCACCGCCAGTAGTAGCGCCTGAACTCGTTTCTTAG
- the LOC103446313 gene encoding CBL-interacting serine/threonine-protein kinase 20-like, with translation MEMKKGNILMHKYELGRLLGKGTFAKVYHARNLSSSQSVAIKIIDKEKVQHVGLIDQIKREISVMRLVRHPNVVQLFEVMASKTKIYFAMEYVKGGELFDKVAKGKLKEDVARKYFQQLIGAVDYCHSRGVYHRDIKPENLLVDENGNLKVSDFGLSALWESRGQDGLLHTTCGTPAYVAPEVINKKGYDGAKADTWSCGVVLFVLLAGFLPFHDTNLMEMYRKISRGDFKSPQWFPPEVSKLLSRILDPNPSSRISVDKIMENSWFKKGFKQIEAPLALPCDPSTSIRDVHEAFASTSHSAGEGNASGAGTSSMRPTCFNAFDIISLSPGFDLSGLFEKDMNHRPQARFTSTKPAATIVSKFEAIAQTERFKCMKKDGTLKLQGSKEGRKGQLGIDAEIFEVTPSFHVVEMKKTAGDTLEYMEFCDHDLKPSLKDIVWTWQGTEQQQPPPPVVAPELVS, from the coding sequence ATGGAGATGAAAAAAGGAAACATATTGATGCACAAGTACGAGCTGGGACGGTTGCTTGGAAAGGGGACATTTGCCAAGGTTTACCATGCCCGAAACCTGAGCTCCAGCCAGAGCGTTGCGATTAAGATAATCGACAAGGAGAAGGTGCAGCATGTCGGATTGATTGATCAGATTAAGAGGGAAATCTCCGTGATGCGCCTTGTTAGGCACCCGAATGTGGTTCAGCTCTTTGAGGTCATGGCCAGCAAGACCAAGATTTACTTTGCCATGGAGTACGTGAAAGGTGGGGAACTTTTCGACAAGGTTGCCAAAGGGAAGCTCAAGGAAGACGTGGCGCGGAAATACTTTCAGCAACTGATTGGGGCTGTTGATTACTGCCACAGTCGAGGGGTCTATCACCGGGACATCAAGCCAGAGAATCTCTTGGTGGATGAGAATGGAAACCTCAAAGTTTCGGATTTTGGATTGAGCGCATTGTGGGAGTCTAGGGGACAAGATGGCCTCCTCCACACCACGTGTGGAACGCCAGCGTATGTGGCACCGGAGGTAATAAACAAGAAAGGTTATGATGGCGCAAAGGCAGATACATGGTCTTGTGGGGTTGTCCTCTTTGTTCTACTGGCCGGTTTCCTGCCATTCCACGACACCAATCTCATGGAAATGTATAGGAAAATCAGCAGAGGAGACTTCAAGAGCCCTCAGTGGTTTCCCCCAGAAGTAAGTAAGCTTCTTTCGAGGATTCTTGATCCAAATCCAAGCTCAAGAATAAGTGTTGACAAGATCATGGAGAATAGTTGGTTCAAGAAGGGGTTTAAACAAATCGAAGCGCCTTTAGCCCTTCCGTGTGATCCCAGCACCTCAATCCGCGACGTCCATGAGGcatttgcatcaacaagtcATTCAGCTGGAGAAGGTAATGCTAGCGGAGCAGGAACAAGCTCCATGAGGCCAACATGTTTCAATGCGTTCGACATCATATCTCTCTCACCAGGTTTTGACCTATCCGGTTTGTTTGAGAAGGATATGAATCACAGACCACAGGCGCGATTCACGAGCACAAAACCAGCCGCGACAATTGTTTCAAAATTCGAAGCCATAGCACAGACGGAGAGGTTCAAATGCATGAAAAAAGATGGAACCCTTAAACTGCAGGGTAGCAAGGAAGGCAGGAAAGGGCAGCTAGGCATCGATGCTGAGATTTTCGAGGTCACGCCTTCATTTCATGTcgtggagatgaagaaaacgGCTGGGGACACATTGGAATACATGGAGTTCTGTGACCATGACTTGAAACCCTCTCTTAAGGATATAGTATGGACTTGGCAAGGAACAGAGCAGCAACAGCCACCACCGCCAGTAGTAGCGCCTGAACTCGTTTCTTAG